The DNA region GGGTGACGAGTTTCGTCGCGCCGCCGCCGGCGAGGTACGGCTGGGCCGCACGCAGCCAGTCGGCGCGGCCGATCAGCGCGCCGGCGCCGAACGGCGCGTACAGCTTGTGGCCGGACAGCGCGACGTAGTCGACGTCCAGTTCGCGCACCGAGATCTTCCGGTGCGGCGCGAGCTGCGCCGCGTCGAGCGCGATCCGGGCGCCGTGCCGACGTGCCACGGCCGCGATCTCCTTGACCGGCAACAGTTCCCCGGTCACGTTGGAGGCACCGGTGAGGACGACCAGCCGCGGGCCCTGCGGGCAGTCGGCGAGCGCTTCGTCCACAGCGGACACCGCGGCGAGGCGGGTGCGCGGCGTCTCGACGCGGCGGACGTTCGGACCCTTCCACGGCAGCAGCGCGGCGTGGTGCTCGGTGTCGAACACGACGACCGACGTGTGCTTCGGCAGGCTGCGCGCGAGAAGGTTGAAGGAATCGGTGGTGTTGCGAGTGAACACGACGGTGTCGGTCGATCGCGCGTCGACGAAGTCCCGCAGGATTCCGCGCGTGCGCTCGTAAAGCTTGGTCGAAACCTGCGAGGCGAACCCGGCCCCGCGGTGCACGCTGGCGTACCAGGGCAGGAATTCGTCGACCGCGGCCCGCACCTTGTCCAGACAGGGGGCGCTCGCCGCGTGATCGAGGTTGGCGTAGCCGATGTCTCCGCCGGTGACCAGCGGAACCCGCAGATCGGCGCAGGCGACGGTCGGGATTTCGTGCGTGGCAACGGTTTCAGCGGAAACACCGGTGCGTTCGAGAGCGAGGGTCATCGTCATCCTCCGGGCCAGGGGACCCGGCGAGGATCCCGCGCTTGCCCGTCGCACCGCGCGACGAGCCAGGTCCTCACCCGGGGCACCCCACCGCGGAAGGAGGGTTGCCGGTCAGCTAGCCGGGGCTTGACGCTGACACTCGTGACCTACGGACGAAGTTAGCGGATGGGCGGGCGATCGAGCCAGCCCTCGTCCGCATCTTGAGACGCCGCTCACGTCGTCCGCGAGCGGGGATAACCGCTGCCCGGCGCCGCGCCGCGCCGGGCAACGGCAGGTCAGACCCGGAATCGGCCGGGCAGCGGGACGGTCGCGCGGGAGGAGACCTCGGTCGCGGTACCCGAGTACTGATCGGTGCCCGCGGTGAACTGCCAGCCGCCGAAGGTCTTGCCGTCGACGGCTTCGCCGTAGGCCTCGGCGACCTTGGTCGAGACCTCGTCGTAGGACAGGCCGTTCCAGTTGCCCGCGCCGACCCCGAAGTCGCGCGAGTCGCCGCCCTGGGCGGCGGCCGTGGGCAGGGTCCACAGGGTGAAGTGCACGTGGGCGCCGGTGCTGCTGCCGCCGCAGGGCAGCGCGTTGCCGGTGCGGCCGAGGGCGTCGCCCGGGGCGACCTTCTGGCCGTCGGTGACCGAAATGTTCTCCATGTGGTAGTACCCGGTGCGCCAGCCGCCGTCGTGGTCGACGGTCACCCAGTCGCCGCCGGAGCAGTGCTGGATCCGCACCGTGCCCGCCAGCGGGGCGCGGACGGTCTTGTCGCCCGGGCTGAAGTCGATGGCGTTCTTCACCCCGGACGTGCCGTTGTCCGAGTGGATCCCCGCCGAGTAGACGGACTGGCCCGTGTCGAAAGGCAGCCCGAAGGCGGGAAAAGCGCCGGCCGCAGTAGCCGTCGGGGCGGCGATAACCACTCCGACGAGTGCCAGAGTGGCCCCCAGGCCAGCGAACCGCGCAGGAAGTTTCGTCACCGTGCGTACTCCTTACCCCGTGACACTCACCCATTCGATGGAGTCGATTGCGGGGAAAGTAATCCAAAAGGAGTACAAATGGGAAGAAGTTTCTGAGATCACCCGACGAACAGCTGGTGCCGGTTCGTGACCTACTGGCCGGATTCGCCCTTCCACCTGGCGAGGCGGCCCGCGCGGTCGACGGCCCGCAGGCGTCGTTCGGCCGCGTCACGGGCTTCGGCGGTGGTCACGACGAGTAACTGGTCGCGCTCCTGAAGCCGGGTGTTCTTGTTCGGCGTGAAGCCGGACCCATCGCGGACGAGGAGGCTGATCGTCGCTCCCACCGGCAGCCGCAGTTCGGCCAGGTACACGCCGTGCATCTTCGATCCGGTGTTGATCCGGACCTGCAGGAGTTCCGCGCCCATCTCGTCGAGCGGCGCAGAGTCGACGTCGATCTCGTGCGCTTCGGCGTGCTGGGCCAGCCCGAGCGCTCGCGCGAGCGGGGTCAGCGTCGCCCCTTGGAGCAGCGTCAGCACGATGACCAGCACGAACACCGCATCGACCAGCTCTTGCGCGCCGGGCACCCCGGACGACAGCGGGATCAGCGCCAGCACGATCGGGACCGCTCCGCGCAGCCCCGCCCACGACAGGAACACCTGTTCTCGCCAAGGGATCTTGAACGGCAGCGCGGACAGGAGCACCGACAGCGGACGGGCGAGCAACAACACGACCGCGCCCGCGACCAGGCCCTGGACCAGGCTCTCGAAGATCCTGCTCGGCGAGGCGAACAGGCCCAGCAGCACGAACAGGCCGATCTGCGCGAGCCAGCCGAGCCCTTCGGCGAAGGAGAGCGTGTCCGAGCGGTGCGGCAGCTTCGAGTTGCCCAGCACCAGGGCCGCGACGTAGGTGGCGAGCAGCCCCGACGCGTGGGCGAGCTGCCCGCTCGAATACGCCACGACGCACACCGCGACGGTGGCCAGCGGGTACAGACCGGTGGCGGGAAGCGCCGCCCGGCGCAGCGCGAACGCCCCGCCCCAGCCGAAGGCCAGGCCGATCACCAGCCCGGCGGCGAGTTCGTAGACCACCAGCAGCGGCAGCGACCAGTCGACGGTCGCCCCCTCGGCGAGGACGACGACGGCGATGTAGGCCGGGGCGTCGTTGATCCCGGACTCGATCTCCAGCGCGCCCACGAGCCGCTTCCCGATCCCCGCCGATCTCAGCACGGAGAAGACCGCCGCGGCGTCGGTCGAGGCGAGCACCGCGCCCCACAGCAACGCCATCCGCCAGTCCAGGCCCAGCAACCAGTGCAAAGCCGCGCCGGTGACCGCGATGCTCACCGCGACGGCCACTGTGGACAGTGCGATTCCGATGCCCAGCGAGGGTTTCACGGCCGTCCACCGGGTGGTGAGGCCACCTTCGGACAGGATCATCACCAGCGCGGCGAGGCCGAGCGACTGGGTGAGCTCGGGGTTGTCGTACTGGATGCCGAACCCGGCTTCGCCGAGCAGGACACCCATCCCCAGGTACAGCAGGAGCGAGGGAAGGCCGACCCGGATCGACACCCGGACGGCGATCACGGCGACGAGAAGCACCGCACCACCGGTGCCGAGGATGAGCGGGAGCTGCTCCATGTCGCCTCCCGTTCCGGTCGCCGTGAGGGCTCCAGAATAGTGAGGCGGTGATCGTCACACGTTCGTGTACCGGTCGGAAAGCGCCCGGATAACCTGTGTTACAGACTGTCCATTAGGGACTGCGCAGGGCCACCAGGTCGACACCGAGTTCCGCGAACGGCTTTTCCGCCGCGGGCAGGACCTTCACCGCGCGGTTGCCCTCACGGGACAACCAGCCGGCGCTCACTCCGTGAGACAGTAACGCCGCGGGGACCCGGCCTGCCAAATGATCACGTCGAACCGTCCAATCGAGACAGTCACGCAGCATCGGACGGCGACCGCCGTCGATCTCCACCCCGAACGCGCCGAGCACCTCGCGTCCGCGACCGGTCAGCGTCAGCCCGTCGGCGTCGTCGATCAGCCCGGTGGCGAGCATCCCGTCCCGCAGCGCGACCCCGACCGTCCCGGCGAGGTGGTCGTAGCAGGTCCTGGCGAACTCGAGCCGCTTCGCCCGCACCGAAGACTTCAGCCCCTTTACCGGCCGGTGCTCCGCGTGCTGTGCCAGGTGCTCGATCAGCTCCGCCACCCGGGGGTCGGCTATCCGGACGTACCTGTGCCTCCCCTGCTTGACCCGCACGACGAACCCGGCGTCGGTCAGCTTCGTCACGTGCTCGCTCGCCGTCGACGTGGCCACCTCGGCCGCGCCCGCCAGCTCGGTCACCGTCCAGGCGCGGCCGTCGAGCAGCGCGAGGCACATCGACGCGCGGCTCGGATCGGCGAGCACGGCCGCGACCTCGGCGAGTGCGATCGTTTCCATGCGTCCACCGTAGAAGACCCACGCTTCGGCGACGGCCGAACTCCTCAGCCCGCCAGGAACTTCGCCGCCAGCTGGACCGCGGGCTTGGAATCGTTGGACCCTTCGAGCATGACGGCGAAGGCGACGTCCCCGCGATAGCCGACGAACCAGCCGTTGGCGTCCGCGCCCGACCCGAACTGCGCCGTGCCGGTCTTGCCGAAGACGGCCCCGCTGCCCTTCAACGCTTTCGCGGTCCCCGTCGTGCAGACCTCGCGCATCATCGCGCGGACCTGGTTCAGCACTCCCGCCGGCGGGGCCTGGTACCCGGCGTTGACCTTGGTCTCCAGCCCCTGCCAGAGCTTCGGAACCACCGGCTTCCCCGTCGCGACCGTCGCGGCCATGAGCGCCGCGCCCAGCGGGCTGACCTGCACCCTGCCCTGGCCGATCCCGGCCTCGACCTGCTCGTCACCGCTGCCCGACGGCTCCACCTTCCCGGCCTCCGTCGACAGTCCGGGGATCTCGAAGTCGGCGTTGAGGCCGAGCTGGCTCGCGGCCTTCGCGAGGCCGTCCGCAGGCAGCTGCCCGGCGAGCCGCCCGAAGGTCGTGTTGCACGACGCGGCGAACGCCGTCTTCAGGGAAACGGTCCCCAGGTCGAACCCGTTGTCGTTCTTGAGCGTACGGGTGCCGATCTGCTCGCTGCCCGGGCAGGGCAGCGGGGAGTCGGCGGTGACGCTGCCCTGCTGCAGCGCTGCGGTCGCCGTGGCGATCTTGAAGGCCGAGCCCGGCGAGTACAGGCCGTTGAGCGCCTTCGGCTGGTTCCCGGCGGCGCCATTCTGCGCGACCGCCAGGAGCTCGCCCGAGGTCTTCATCGCGACGATGATCGCCGGTCCTTGGAAGCCGTCGACGGCTTTCTGAGCCGCGGTCTGGGACGCCACACTCAACGTCGAAACCAGCGGCTTGTCGGTCTCGGCGGCCTGCCCGAACAGCGTCTCGACCGGTTTGCCGGAGACGTCGACGCGAGACACGGTGACGGTCGTCGCGGCGCCGCTGTTCTCCCCGGAGGCGACCTTGGCCAACGCTCCCTGCAGGATCGGCGCGACGCCCGTCGCGTCACCGCCGACCAGCGCCTTGCCGTCGCGGTCGGCCACGATCGGTTTGGCCGAAACGGGGGCGACGGAAAGCCGCTGCCCGGCTTCGAGCTTCGGGTGGATCACCGACATCGCCCAGCGGACCGTCCACTTCCCGGCGTTGCGCACCAGGTCCAGCTTGCCCTCGTACTTCCAGACGGTGTTACCCGCGAACGTCCACGCGACGTGGAAGGTGGCCGACGTCGTGGTCGCGTTGCCCGGCGTCGTCGGGACTTCGCCGAGCGACGTCCTGACCGACGCCCCGTTGAGCGTGTTGCGCGTCCCGGTCAGCGCGGCCGTGGCCGCCGCCGGATCGTCGACCGGGGCGGTGGTCAGGTCGCCGGTGTCGAACAGCCGCAGGAACCGGCCGGCGACCTGCGCCGGGCTGTCCTGCACGCTCTCGGTGGAGTCCCCCGGGCCGGAAGCCGCGGGCGCCCGGTCCTCCTTGACCAGCAGCACCACCCCGGCCACCACGATGGCGACCACCGCCAGCGCGGCGCCGATCAGGATCCCTCTTTTCCGGGCAGGACTCATGGATTCGCTCTCCCCCATTCGGCGCGTACCCTCGCGCGCCCCCGGGCGCCAGCCTGCCGATTTCCCCCGCGCAAGGCTCCCGCGCGGCGAGAAAGCCGCTGTTCCGAATCCGTTTCGTGATCCCGGTGATCGACACCCGGCCCAGACGCCATGGAAGGTCCTTTCCTTGCAAATTTGCAAGGAAAGGACCTTCCATGGCACTCGCGAGGGTCAGGCCTTGGTGACCGCCACGGTCACCTTCGTGCCTTCACCGACCGTCCCGGCCGAGCCGTCGGCGACGTCGCCGTACGCCACCGACGTCGCCAACGTCTCCGAAGCGATGAACTCCTCGTGCGTCTTCGCGGCCGTGACCACGTCTTCCGGCGCGTCGACCGTCAGCGCGATGCGGTCGGCGACGTCGAGCCCGGCGTCGCGGCGGGCCTGCTGCACGACCCGGACCAGGTCGCGGGCCAGGCCCTCGGCCGCCAGCTCGTCGGTCACGTCGGTGTCGAGCAGCACCAGCCCGGCACCACCCGGCAGTTCCGCGGCCGCGCCGCCGCCCTTGGCGACCAGGCGCCGGTCGTACTCGCCTTCGACGAGCTCGATCCCGGCCGCCACGACGGCGCCGCTCTCCGACGTCGTCCACTCACCGGCCTTGACGGCCTTGATCACCGTCTGGACATCCTTGCCCAGCCGCGGCCCGGCCGCACGGGCGTTCACCGCGACCTCGAAACCGCCGTGCGCGGCGACGTCCGTGGTCAGCTCGACGGATTTGACGTTGACCTCGTCGCGCAGGATGTCGGTGAAGTCGCGCAGCGAGTCGGCCTCGTGCGCGGCCACGACCAGCTTGGCCAGCGGCAGCCGCACCCGCAGCTTGTTGGACTTCCGCAGCGAAAGCGCCGAAGACGCCACCTGGCGCACCCGGTCCATCGCCGTCACCAGCGCCGCGTCGGCGGGCAGGTCGAGCGCGTTCGGCCAGTCGGTCAAGTGCACCGAACGGCCGCCGGTCAGCCCGCGCCAGACGACCTCCGTGGTCAGCGGCAGCAGCGGCGCCACCACCCGCGACGTCACCTCCAGCACGGTGTGCAGGGTGTCGATCGCGTCCTGCTCGCCCGCCCAGAACCGGTCGCGCGACCGGCGCACGTACCAGTTCGTCAGCACCTCGAGGAAGTCACGCACGGTCGAGCAAGCACCGGCGACGTCGTAGGTGTCGAGCGCGTGCTCGACGTCGGTCACCAGTTCGTGCGTCTTCGCCAGCACGTACCGGTCGAGGATGTGCTTCGAATCCGTGCGCCACTGGCCTTCCACGCCCTCGGCGTTCGCGTAGAGCGCGAGGAAGTAGTACGAGTTCCACAGCGGCAGCACGGCCTGGCGGACGGCGTCGCGGATGCCCTTGTCGGTGACGACCAGGTTCCCGCCGCGCAGGATCGGGCTCGCCATCAGATACCAGCGCATCGCGTCGGAGCCGTCGCGGTCGAAGACCTCGTTGACGTCCGGGTAGTTGCGCAGCGACTTGGACATCTTCTGGCCGTCCGAGCCGAGCACGATCCCGTGCGAGATGCAGGTGCGGAACGCCGGCCGGTCGAACAGCGCGGTCGCCAGCACGTGCAGGACGTAGAACCAGCCGCGGGTCTGACCGATGTACTCGACGATGAAGTCGCCCGGGTAGTGGTGCTCGAACCACTCGGTGTTCTCGAACGGGTAGTGCACCTGCGCGTACGGCATCGAACCCGAGTCGAACCAGACGTCGAGCACGTCCTCGATCCGGCGCATGGTGGACTTCCCGGTCGGGTCGTCCGGGTTGGGCCGGGTCAGTTCGTCGATGAACGGCCGGTGCAGGTTCTCCAGCCGCACGCCGAAGTCGCGCTCGATCTCGTCGAGCGAGCCGTAGACGTCCGTGCGCGGGTACGCCGGGTCGTCCGACTGCCACACCGGGATCGGCGTGCCGAAGTACCGGTTGCGGGAGACCGACCAGTCGCGGGCGTTCTCCAGCCATTTGCCGAACTGGCCGTCCTTGACGTTCTCCGGGTACCAGGTGATCTGCTGGTTCAGCTCGACCATCCGGTCCTTGAACTCGGTCACCGCGACGAACCACGACGAGACGGCGCGGTAGATCAGCGGGTTCCGGCAGCGCCAGCAGTGCGGGTACGGGTGCTCGTAGGTCTCGTGGCGCAGCAGCACCGCACCCTGACGGCCGGCGGAACCGGTGCCGTTCTTGAGGTCCTTGATGATGTTCGGGTTGGCGTCGAAGACCTGCTGGCCCTCGTAATCCGAGACGGTCGCGTCGAACTTGCCCTGCGCGTCCACCGGGGTGACCGGGACGATGCCCGCGGCGTCGGTGACGACCTTGTCTTCTTCACCGTAGGCGGGCGCGATGTGGACGACACCGGTGCCGTCCTCGGTGGTGACGTAGTCCGCGGACAGCACGCGGTGCGCGTTCTCGTGTCCGGCGAAGTACGGGAACGGTGGGGCGTAACGGGTTCCGAGCAGTTCGGTGCCGGTGTAGTGCCCGACGACGGTCGGCTCCTCGCCGAGCTCGCGGGCGTACGCGGCGACGCGGGCCTCGGCGAGCAGGAACCGCTTGCCGTCGCTTTCCACCACGACGTACCGCACGTCCGGGTGCACCGCGGTCGCGAGGTTGGACGGCAGCGTCCACGGGGTCGTGGTCCAGATCAGCAGATAGGTGCCGTCGAGCTCGTTGTCGTTGCCCTCCAAGCGGAAACCGACCGTGACGGCCGGGTCCTGGCGGCTGGCGTAGACGTCGTCGTCCATGCGCAGCTCGTGGTTGGACAGCGGGGTCTCGTCGCGCCAGCAGTAGGGCAGCACGCGGTAGCCCTCGTAGACCAGGCCCTTGTCCCACAGCTGCTTGAACGCCCAGATGACCGACTCCATGTAGGACAGGTCGAGCGTCTTGTAGTCGTTGTCGAAGTCGACCCAGCGGGCCTGACGGGTGACGTAGTCCTGCCATTCGCCGGTGTAGCGCAGCACGGACTCGCGACAGGCCTCGTTGAAGACGTCGATGCCCATCGCGTCGATCTCGGATTTCTCGGTGATCCCGAGCTGGCGCATGGCTTCGAGTTCGGCGGGCAGGCCGTGGGTGTCCCAGCCGAAGCGGCGCTCGACGCGCTTGCCCTTCATGGTCTGGTAGCGCGGCACCAGGTCCTTCACGTACCCGGTGAGGAGGTGCCCGTAGTGCGGGAGCCCGTTGGCGAACGGCGGGCCGTCGTAGAAGACGTACTCGTTCGAACCGTGGACGCCGGGGTCGCGGGCGTCGATCGAAGCCTGGAAGGTCCGATCGGCTTCCCAGTACGCGAGGACGCGCTTCTCCGACTCGGGGAACGAAGGCTGGGACGGGACGCCGGTCTCGCCGTCCACCTGTGCCTTGGGATACATCTTCGGTGCTCCTCGCGGTTCGTCTCTCGTACGGGTTTCCACCCACACGGGGACGAGACGGCCGTTTCCGGCGCGTTCCGCGGTACCACCCCGCTTGCCCGGCCGGTCGGTGTTCCGGCTGGGCCGCTCATTCGACGGCTGTGACGGGCCGTACCCGTCCGGTTCTACTGAGGGCGCGGGCCCTGTTCTTCCGGAGGCTCCCCGGTGATGGCCGGATCGGTGCCAGTTCAGTCAAGGGTAGCGCGCGGGCGCAACCGGCTTCTCACCCGGTCATCCGGACCAGGCCGACGCCCCGGGCGTGGACGGCCCGGACCGCGAAACTCCCCTCTCGATGTCGACGTACTCCTCCTGCGGCTTCCCGCCGGCGGGATATGCGATGCCCAGCTCGGTGCCCGCCGTCACCGAGTCCATGAGGATCGCGGGACCGTCGGTCTCCCAGTGGCCGCAGTCCTCCCACGGCGTCGCGGGGTCGGCGAGGAGCCGCTCGGCCTCGGCGAGCAACTCGTCCTCGGAGTCGGCGGCGAGCCACCGGAGGAACGCACGGTGCTCCGGGAGATAACAAGTGGCGGCGGGTTCGTCGCCGAGGACCAGGCCCGTCGTCCCCCGATGGGGAGCGTGCCCGCGAGCGCGTTCACCGCGCAGGCGCGGTCGTAGTCGTCCTCGCCTCCTTCCAGGCTTCCTTTCCAGTCCGCCAAAGCGGAAACGGGCACGACGACGAGCGGGCCGCCGAGGGATTCGACCCAGGATCGAGTCCGAGTGATCGTCACGGCGGCAGTGTCCCGCGAGGGACCGACACTTTCCGGCCATACTGCGAGCATGGGGCGAGACGAGTGGCTGGCGGTGCAGGCTCGGAACTTCAAGGCACTTCGTGGCAGACGAATCGACCGGTGGGTCGGCGTGGAGATGGCACTGCGGGAGGACCCGGCGGGAACCGGCCCGCAGTTCGCCGATCCCGAAGTCCCATGCGTTCAGCTGTACTGGCTTCAGGCTTGGCTGGACGACGGCAGCGCGGTCGAGATCGGCACCTATCAAGGCGACGACGGCTTCAGCCTCGGCGGCCACCCGTCGGACAAGTCGTCCGACGACGGACGATGGGACGGGATCTATCGTTGGCGCTCCTTTCCCGAGTTGCCCGCCGGTTCCGTCGAGCAGGTGGCGGTTTTCCTCGACCAATGCCTCCTGGCCGAGGTGCATTTCCTGATCGGAACACGGCCGCTGGCTCTGGTCGCCGGTGAACTGGAGGAAAGGCACGACGGCGGGCTGACCTTCCAGCGGCTCGACGAATCCGTCCTCGCCTTCACTGATCTTGTCGCCGTCGAACGTGCCCCGTGGAGCACGGCGCGGCAAATCCGCCGCTTCTGAACGCGAGAGCGTGTAGGTCGTTATACAGTCGTTTTCCGGTCCGTCTGGCGTGCAGCAACGCCAGCGCCTCGTCGTCCGAAAGCCCGGCGGGGTTATTTTCCGGCTGGTTTGAGGGTCGTGTTGTCTCGGCTTCGGGAACTACACGGTGCAGGTAAGAGTGGCCGGCCTGTGTCTTGAGGCACAGGATGTCGCATCTCGGTGTTCCGGTAGACCGTCTCGCGTGATCTGGACTTTCCATCCATGGGCAGGGGCGATCGCGGCCGGAGCTCTCAAGTTCGGCAGTGGGTTCGGTTTCGGTGGAGCGATGGGGTCGGCCTATGTCCTCAGGTGCATCGTGTTGCGCCTCGGGGCCCCGGTCGGGTCGAGGTAGGCGGGTGGGGTGAATTCGGGGAGGCCGTCTTGGGCGATCTGGACTTTCCATTCGCTGCGGTGGATCAACCGGTGATGCTTCGTGCAGAGGAGGACGAGGTTGTCGATTTTCGTTTCGCCGTGATGTCGCCAGAAAATGATGTGATGAGCGGTGCACCGCGGCACCGGCATGTCACAGCCTGGGAAGGCGCAGCCTCCGTCGCGGAGGGTGAGGGCGTATTTCTGGGCCAGGGACACGGTGCGTTTCGACCGGCCGATGTCCAGCGGTTCGCCCGCGGTGCCGAGGACGCCGGGTCTGACGCGGGCGTCGCAGGCAAGGATCCTCGCGTCGGTGGCACTGATCGGCCCGACCAGATCCAGGTGGGCTTCACCGAGATCGCTCATCAGGTCCTCGTAGGACATGGTGACGAGGATGTGCGTCGCTTCCCCCGCCTGGCCGGGAAGGTTCCGGCTGGTGGTCTTCAAGCGGACATAGTCGGTGAAGGCATCCCCGTAACGTTCATCCTGGCTACGGGGATCCCGGACCCCGTCGATGGCCTTGTGCGGCTTCGCCATCGGATCCAGGTCGGATTTGAGGCGGGCGTAGGTTTCCAGGTCGAGTCTGGCTTTGAGGCCGAGGGTGCCGTCGCGGTGCTTCACGAACCGCAACTCCGGCCGGGTCTCTTTCGGATCCTCGTTGCGGGGTTCCTTGCCATCGGGGTCGAGCTCGTCGAGCAGGCGCCGTCCGGCACGGGCGATCTGCCGAGGCCCAGCATGACGGGCCAACTCGACCAGGATCTTCTCCCCGGCCCGCACATCCTCTTCGGGGACGGCGGACGGGATGCGGGCGAGGGTTTTGATGATGGCGTCGATCTGGCCGCCGCCGATCGCGCCCTCAGCGGCGGCGTCGGCTGTGAGCGGTGCCAGGGGTGGTTCGGGGTCTCCGCCGATCGACGGACCAGGGTGCAGGGCGAGGACGCGGTCGGCGCGGGCGCTGGCTTCCTTGTCCGACACCAGGAAATCCTCGACAATCAACCCCGCCAACGTCGAATGACCACTACGGCCACGCACCCCACGGGAGTTGATTTCCGCGAGGATCGCGTTCTGCTCGGCATCCAACCGGCGCTTCTGGATTTCGAGTTCCTGTTTACGGGCATGCAGCGTCGCCGTGTCGACGCGCCACCACTCGGTGGACGTCTTCGGAGAGGCCTCGTCGCTGGACACAAGATCAACGCTACGCCGGGTCGAACACCTGTGCTATAGCACATTCAGACTATATCGCTCCCGATTGTCTGCGGAAAAGTGGAGCGAAGGAAATCCTGACATGGGCCAGGTAAAGACACGCACCGGATTCCTTGCCCATCACCAGAAAGCCGACACGGTCGCAATCAGCCGACTAATTGCGACCACATCGCAGCACCGGATCAGCTATCCCCGGCAGCACCCGAGGCAAACCGAACCGCGACCGAGGACAAAGCACTCCCCGGGGTCCGAGTTGCCGTCCCCGCCATCGCCTCTAGGTTGACGGGTATGCCGATCTGCGAGCCCCGATGAAAGGGCCCGGACTCCTCGTCGTCCTGCTGGTCGTCCTCGGCGGCGTCAGCGGGCTCGGGTTCCTGCTGGGACTGGGCAACGCGGCCGTCCTGGCCGCCCTCACCGCGCTGTTCTGTCTCATCGCGGCGGTCGGCGGGCCGCTCTGGGCGGATCTGCGGTTGCTGGCGTGGTTCGCGCCCGCGCTGATCCTCGCGGTCGGGGTGCCGCGGTTGCTGGGCGCGGTGTCGCAGTGGGCGGCGATCGGGCTGTTGGTGGCGATCGCGATCGTCGCGGGTCTGTTGCCCGTGCTCGGGCCGCGGTTCGTCACGGTCGGGCTGGGGCTCGGGATGGCATCGCTGTTCGGGTACGGCTTCCAGCTGACGGGGGCGGCGTCGGCGGGGCAGATCCTGGGCGCGCCCGCGCTCGCGGTGGGAGTCGTGATCCTGTTGCGGGTGCTGATGGGCGCGAAGGATCCCGCCAAGCCGACCCGGGACGCGCTGGCCGACGCGCTCTCGACGGGTACTTCCGAAACCCAGGAGCGCGCGGCGAGGCTTTGGCTCGCGGACCGGCCCCGTCGCTGGACCGGCGGGGTCCTCGGCGGCCTGTTCCGGTATCGCGCGGCCACCGGGCTGCTGGAGATCCGCGGGAAACGGCTCGACAGCGAAGAAATCGGCGAGACGCTCGACGCCGCCAATGAGGAAGCCGCCAGGCTGGCCGAAGCCGTCCGGAGCCCCACCGCGCCGGACGACGTCGAGCCGGTGCGGCGCAGGGAGCCCGGCGGCCTGCCCGGCGCCACGGCGAACCTCGTCACCGCGCTCTGGGAGGCACTCGACACCATCCGGACCGCGGCGACCGAACGCGACGAGTCGCGTGTGGACGTCCCGAAGGGACTCCGCAAGGAGTTGCGCCGGATCGAGCTGGGCGGCGCGTTCTCGTGGCAGTCGGCGCAGTTCCGGCACGCGCTCCGCTGCGGGCTCGGCGTCGGACTGGCGCTGGTGGTCGCGAGTTTCCGGCCCGGCGACCCGCTCACCGTGTCGTTCCTGCTCGCCACCTTCGCCATCCTGCAGCCGGAATGGCGGGACAGCCTCGGCAAGGCCTGGCAGCGGATCGGCGGCTCACTCGGCGGCGCCGTCGTGCTCACTCTCGTTCTTTGGCTTCTGCCGCAAGGGTTTCTGCTACCGATCGGGCTCGTCGCACTGCTCGGCGGGTTCTCGTTCATGCAGACGCGACCGGCGGTGTTCAACGGCTGCATGGTCCTGATGTCGGTCGGCATGAACGCGACCACCAGACATCTCGACCCACGCTACGTACTCGTCGAGTATCTGCTTCTGATGGTCCTCGCCGGCGCCATCGCGCTGCTGTTCGGTTTCGCCGCGATCCCCGGGGTGCCGAAACCCGGTCCGGCGGAACGGTTCGAGAACGCCGTCGGCGCCACCCGGGAGCTGCTCGGCTCGGTGGCGCGGAAACTCCGCGGCGAGGACGTCGGCCCGCGGACGCTAGGCCGCGAATTCCGCGCC from Amycolatopsis sp. EV170708-02-1 includes:
- a CDS encoding M23 family metallopeptidase, producing the protein MTKLPARFAGLGATLALVGVVIAAPTATAAGAFPAFGLPFDTGQSVYSAGIHSDNGTSGVKNAIDFSPGDKTVRAPLAGTVRIQHCSGGDWVTVDHDGGWRTGYYHMENISVTDGQKVAPGDALGRTGNALPCGGSSTGAHVHFTLWTLPTAAAQGGDSRDFGVGAGNWNGLSYDEVSTKVAEAYGEAVDGKTFGGWQFTAGTDQYSGTATEVSSRATVPLPGRFRV
- a CDS encoding helix-turn-helix transcriptional regulator; protein product: METIALAEVAAVLADPSRASMCLALLDGRAWTVTELAGAAEVATSTASEHVTKLTDAGFVVRVKQGRHRYVRIADPRVAELIEHLAQHAEHRPVKGLKSSVRAKRLEFARTCYDHLAGTVGVALRDGMLATGLIDDADGLTLTGRGREVLGAFGVEIDGGRRPMLRDCLDWTVRRDHLAGRVPAALLSHGVSAGWLSREGNRAVKVLPAAEKPFAELGVDLVALRSP
- a CDS encoding penicillin-binding transpeptidase domain-containing protein, which encodes MSPARKRGILIGAALAVVAIVVAGVVLLVKEDRAPAASGPGDSTESVQDSPAQVAGRFLRLFDTGDLTTAPVDDPAAATAALTGTRNTLNGASVRTSLGEVPTTPGNATTTSATFHVAWTFAGNTVWKYEGKLDLVRNAGKWTVRWAMSVIHPKLEAGQRLSVAPVSAKPIVADRDGKALVGGDATGVAPILQGALAKVASGENSGAATTVTVSRVDVSGKPVETLFGQAAETDKPLVSTLSVASQTAAQKAVDGFQGPAIIVAMKTSGELLAVAQNGAAGNQPKALNGLYSPGSAFKIATATAALQQGSVTADSPLPCPGSEQIGTRTLKNDNGFDLGTVSLKTAFAASCNTTFGRLAGQLPADGLAKAASQLGLNADFEIPGLSTEAGKVEPSGSGDEQVEAGIGQGRVQVSPLGAALMAATVATGKPVVPKLWQGLETKVNAGYQAPPAGVLNQVRAMMREVCTTGTAKALKGSGAVFGKTGTAQFGSGADANGWFVGYRGDVAFAVMLEGSNDSKPAVQLAAKFLAG
- a CDS encoding aminotransferase class V-fold PLP-dependent enzyme, producing the protein MTLALERTGVSAETVATHEIPTVACADLRVPLVTGGDIGYANLDHAASAPCLDKVRAAVDEFLPWYASVHRGAGFASQVSTKLYERTRGILRDFVDARSTDTVVFTRNTTDSFNLLARSLPKHTSVVVFDTEHHAALLPWKGPNVRRVETPRTRLAAVSAVDEALADCPQGPRLVVLTGASNVTGELLPVKEIAAVARRHGARIALDAAQLAPHRKISVRELDVDYVALSGHKLYAPFGAGALIGRADWLRAAQPYLAGGGATKLVTRDSENLGVVWNSGAERHEAGSPNTVGVYALGVACETLAATWDGIVAHEEELLARLRRGLAAIPGFAELRLFDAPVDRVGTLSFVVDGFDPGWLAAVLSAEYGIGVRDGAFCAHVATKRLIAVAGSTGQQAVRVSLGLGSTTEHVDRIVLALRQIVARGARWQYEKPEGRWVPENDPRELPPFCA
- a CDS encoding potassium/proton antiporter — encoded protein: MEQLPLILGTGGAVLLVAVIAVRVSIRVGLPSLLLYLGMGVLLGEAGFGIQYDNPELTQSLGLAALVMILSEGGLTTRWTAVKPSLGIGIALSTVAVAVSIAVTGAALHWLLGLDWRMALLWGAVLASTDAAAVFSVLRSAGIGKRLVGALEIESGINDAPAYIAVVVLAEGATVDWSLPLLVVYELAAGLVIGLAFGWGGAFALRRAALPATGLYPLATVAVCVVAYSSGQLAHASGLLATYVAALVLGNSKLPHRSDTLSFAEGLGWLAQIGLFVLLGLFASPSRIFESLVQGLVAGAVVLLLARPLSVLLSALPFKIPWREQVFLSWAGLRGAVPIVLALIPLSSGVPGAQELVDAVFVLVIVLTLLQGATLTPLARALGLAQHAEAHEIDVDSAPLDEMGAELLQVRINTGSKMHGVYLAELRLPVGATISLLVRDGSGFTPNKNTRLQERDQLLVVTTAEARDAAERRLRAVDRAGRLARWKGESGQ